A stretch of the Aminipila terrae genome encodes the following:
- a CDS encoding GntR family transcriptional regulator — translation MVLYQHNENAKSQNLPISNNLFSKLQRDILQGKMRSGEKLTEQSICDQYKVSRTPVREALRQLEMEGLIETIPNRGAFVIGFSPQDMADMYELRKAYEVQAVKWAIERITDEEMEDLEETFEFMEFYTQKNDIDKMLNINTGFHQLIYTASHNRMLQHVLSSYQIYIKHSRRPSPYPDNYLTEVLEEHRAIFEAFKNKDIEAGTLAMKIHMESSMSRSK, via the coding sequence ATGGTACTTTATCAGCATAATGAAAATGCAAAATCTCAGAACCTTCCTATTTCCAATAATCTTTTTTCAAAACTCCAAAGAGATATACTTCAGGGAAAAATGCGTTCAGGAGAAAAATTAACAGAACAAAGTATTTGTGATCAATATAAAGTTAGTAGAACTCCGGTGAGGGAAGCATTAAGACAACTGGAAATGGAAGGTCTTATAGAAACCATTCCTAACCGGGGTGCTTTTGTAATAGGTTTTTCCCCTCAGGATATGGCGGATATGTACGAGCTTCGTAAAGCTTACGAAGTCCAGGCTGTAAAATGGGCTATTGAGCGCATTACAGATGAGGAAATGGAAGATTTGGAAGAAACTTTTGAATTCATGGAATTTTATACCCAAAAAAATGATATTGATAAAATGTTAAATATAAATACTGGATTCCATCAGTTAATTTATACAGCTTCTCACAACAGGATGCTGCAACATGTGCTTTCTTCCTATCAGATATATATCAAGCATAGCAGAAGGCCTTCCCCTTATCCAGACAATTATCTGACAGAAGTTTTAGAAGAACACCGTGCAATTTTTGAGGCATTTAAAAATAAAGATATTGAAGCAGGTACTTTAGCCATGAAAATACATATGGAAAGTTCCATGTCCCGGTCAAAGTAA
- a CDS encoding efflux RND transporter periplasmic adaptor subunit, producing the protein MKEVTENNQVEKITETKPKKKKTNKIITIVVAALVIGLVIFRIASSMAGPEPEQESIVTVKTALAEKMSINTTSPITGRVEPIDEVSIIPLASGKITAVYADIGDKVSKGATLFQIDGTQLSTTYNQAKEGLNVAKSSYDRLSALYKEGAVAYQDYEKAQSAYLNAQQTLTAASDALGNCTVTSPINGYITSKQVEVGGIASPAAPAMTVADVSKLQINTNVAEYIVNDLKVGDTVDVYIASLGKQAYKGVIDAISPAPASGNLTYPVKISISDNTGAIKAGMFAEIRIISEEKNNTLCVPSDSVIMKEGTAVVVTLGKGNTPKYNKVKTGIDNGDYVEILSGLKEGDTIVISGQQYVTEGTPVHVSKK; encoded by the coding sequence ATGAAAGAAGTAACAGAAAACAATCAAGTAGAAAAAATAACAGAAACAAAACCTAAGAAGAAAAAAACAAATAAAATTATTACAATTGTAGTTGCAGCTCTAGTGATAGGTCTTGTGATTTTTAGAATTGCATCCTCCATGGCAGGGCCAGAACCGGAACAAGAGTCCATAGTAACAGTTAAAACCGCTTTAGCTGAAAAAATGTCTATAAATACAACTTCTCCTATTACTGGAAGAGTTGAACCTATAGATGAAGTGAGCATTATTCCTCTGGCTTCTGGAAAGATAACGGCTGTTTATGCTGATATTGGAGATAAGGTTTCCAAGGGAGCTACTCTTTTCCAGATAGATGGAACACAGCTTTCTACAACGTACAATCAGGCAAAAGAAGGCCTTAATGTAGCTAAGTCATCTTATGACAGATTAAGTGCTTTGTATAAAGAAGGCGCCGTAGCCTATCAGGATTATGAGAAGGCCCAGTCAGCCTATCTGAATGCACAGCAGACTCTTACAGCAGCTAGTGATGCTTTGGGGAATTGTACGGTAACCTCCCCTATAAATGGCTATATTACTTCAAAACAAGTAGAGGTAGGGGGCATTGCATCCCCTGCGGCACCAGCTATGACCGTTGCGGACGTCAGCAAACTCCAAATTAATACAAATGTTGCAGAATACATAGTAAATGATTTAAAAGTGGGTGATACGGTGGATGTATACATAGCATCTTTGGGAAAACAAGCCTATAAAGGTGTTATTGACGCTATTTCTCCTGCACCAGCATCAGGAAATCTAACTTATCCTGTAAAAATTTCCATCAGCGATAATACTGGTGCAATTAAAGCAGGTATGTTTGCTGAAATAAGAATCATTTCAGAAGAAAAAAATAATACCCTTTGCGTTCCTTCAGACAGTGTTATTATGAAAGAAGGCACGGCTGTGGTAGTGACCCTGGGAAAGGGAAATACCCCAAAATATAACAAAGTCAAAACAGGAATAGATAATGGTGATTATGTGGAAATCCTTTCAGGTCTGAAAGAAGGCGACACCATCGTTATATCTGGACAGCAGTATGTTACAGAGGGTACCCCTGTTCATGTTTCAAAAAAATAG
- the hisC gene encoding histidinol-phosphate transaminase, which produces MSKFLNNKYLTLDTYTPGEQPQDMQYIKLNTNESPFPPAPNVLKAINSREIENLRLYSDPECQNLREKLAGLYGVSSDQVYLSNGSDDILNFAFMAFSGNGTQAAFPDISYGFYKVFANLQGTQYTEIPLKEDFSIDYQEYCNLDKFIVIANPNAPTGLTLSISEIERILKSNPNHVVVIDEAYVDFGAESCYPLINRYENLLVVQTFSKSRSMAGARLGFALGPKELIADLNKIKYSTNPYNVNRMTLLAGEATIDANDYYLEKCKVIAQNRDYTTKELEKQGFKVLPSKANFILVKYEGIEGKFIYEQLKKSGILIRHFSTFRIKDYNRITIGTKEQMNVFLREVNKIVSEG; this is translated from the coding sequence ATGAGCAAATTTCTGAATAATAAGTACCTCACACTTGACACTTATACGCCTGGAGAACAACCTCAGGATATGCAGTATATAAAACTGAATACAAATGAATCCCCTTTTCCTCCTGCTCCCAATGTTCTTAAAGCTATAAACAGCAGGGAGATAGAGAATCTTCGTTTATATTCAGATCCTGAATGTCAAAACTTAAGGGAGAAGCTTGCCGGACTATATGGTGTAAGTTCTGACCAGGTATACCTTTCCAACGGCTCCGATGACATATTAAATTTTGCTTTTATGGCTTTTTCCGGAAACGGTACACAGGCTGCATTTCCTGATATAAGCTATGGGTTTTATAAAGTCTTTGCCAACCTCCAGGGCACACAATATACAGAAATACCATTAAAAGAGGATTTCTCCATCGACTATCAGGAATACTGCAATCTGGACAAATTTATTGTCATTGCCAACCCAAACGCTCCCACAGGACTGACCCTGTCAATTTCTGAAATTGAAAGAATTTTAAAAAGCAATCCCAATCATGTGGTGGTCATTGATGAGGCCTATGTAGATTTCGGCGCTGAATCCTGCTATCCGCTGATTAACCGATATGAAAATCTTCTGGTAGTGCAGACTTTTTCAAAGTCCCGTTCAATGGCAGGAGCCCGGTTAGGATTTGCTTTAGGACCTAAAGAACTGATTGCTGACCTGAACAAAATCAAATATTCCACAAACCCCTATAACGTCAATCGAATGACCCTTTTAGCCGGCGAAGCAACCATAGATGCCAATGACTATTATCTGGAGAAGTGTAAAGTTATAGCCCAAAACAGGGATTACACCACCAAAGAACTTGAAAAACAAGGATTTAAAGTCCTTCCTTCAAAAGCAAATTTCATATTGGTGAAATATGAAGGAATCGAAGGAAAATTCATCTATGAGCAACTAAAAAAAAGCGGTATTCTGATTCGTCACTTTTCAACTTTCCGGATAAAGGATTATAACCGGATTACCATTGGAACAAAAGAGCAAATGAATGTATTCCTAAGAGAAGTAAATAAAATAGTAAGTGAAGGATAA
- a CDS encoding isocitrate/isopropylmalate family dehydrogenase → MEYIKDFEKIVAEQIARVERMKISDEFVDFEKTDKIIIGIIDGDGIGPVIVKEAKRVLNELLKDELASCKIELRNIDGLTIENRIARNATVPADVLEEIKKCHILLKGPTTTPSKADNVPNIESANVTLRRELDLFANVRPVYIPEKNIDWVFYRENTEGEYALGSRGVEISDDISIDFKVTTTDGTKRIAKAAFEYAKSNGNKNVSIVTKANIMKKTDGKFLDLCYQVAKDYPDIKVDDWYVDIMAANLVNEQIRSNFNVFILPNLYGDIITDEAAQIQGGVGTAGSANVGARYAMFEAIHGSAPRMVSDGIADYANPSSILKASEMMLRHIGYTEKADKLSVALNYAQANKRMTGDSSGETATAFADCVLSRI, encoded by the coding sequence ATGGAATATATAAAGGACTTTGAAAAAATTGTTGCAGAGCAGATTGCAAGAGTAGAAAGAATGAAAATCTCTGATGAGTTTGTTGATTTTGAGAAAACCGATAAAATAATAATTGGTATCATAGATGGTGATGGAATCGGCCCTGTTATCGTAAAAGAAGCTAAACGAGTTTTAAATGAGTTATTGAAAGATGAGCTTGCTTCATGTAAAATTGAATTACGTAATATTGACGGACTTACTATAGAAAATAGAATTGCCCGGAATGCTACTGTACCAGCAGATGTGCTGGAAGAAATAAAAAAATGCCATATACTCTTAAAAGGGCCTACAACTACTCCAAGCAAAGCGGACAATGTTCCTAACATTGAAAGTGCCAATGTTACACTAAGACGTGAGCTTGATTTATTTGCTAATGTACGACCTGTTTATATTCCAGAAAAAAATATTGACTGGGTATTTTACAGAGAAAATACTGAAGGAGAATATGCTCTGGGCAGCAGAGGAGTAGAAATCAGTGATGATATTTCCATCGATTTTAAAGTAACTACAACCGATGGAACAAAAAGAATTGCAAAAGCAGCATTTGAATACGCAAAATCAAATGGAAATAAAAATGTATCTATTGTAACCAAAGCTAACATTATGAAAAAAACGGATGGTAAGTTTTTAGATTTATGTTATCAGGTAGCAAAAGATTATCCAGATATTAAGGTTGATGACTGGTATGTGGATATTATGGCAGCAAATCTTGTGAATGAACAAATTCGTTCTAACTTCAACGTATTTATATTGCCGAACCTTTACGGTGATATTATTACGGATGAAGCAGCTCAGATTCAGGGCGGAGTCGGCACTGCCGGAAGTGCAAATGTTGGTGCACGATATGCTATGTTTGAAGCCATTCACGGCAGCGCTCCAAGAATGGTATCCGATGGTATTGCTGATTATGCCAACCCTTCCAGTATATTAAAAGCTTCAGAAATGATGCTTCGTCATATAGGTTATACAGAAAAAGCGGACAAGTTATCAGTTGCATTAAACTATGCTCAGGCAAATAAGCGTATGACTGGTGATTCTTCCGGAGAGACTGCAACAGCTTTCGCTGATTGCGTCCTTTCCCGGATATAA
- a CDS encoding aconitate hydratase — protein sequence MGNTLAYKILQNHLLDGTLSPGNEITIKMDQTLTQDSTGTMVYLQLEAMNVDKIQTELSVAYIDHNTLQTGFENADDHAFIKSVAQRHGVLFSKPGNGICHQLHLENYGKPGKTLLGSDSHTPTGGGLGMIAIGAGGLDVAMAMAKGTYSLTVPKVINVELTGKLRPWVSAKDVILYVLQKLTVKGGVGKIVEYTGDGVKSLSVTDRATITNMGAELGATTSIFPSDENTQNYLKDQGRPDDFIPLAADPDAVYDETLKVNLSELTPLAAMPHSPDNVDTIKNIGKIKVDQVAIGSCTNASYTDLMKVAAILKGNKIHQDVSLVISPGSSKILSKLAQNGALADMINAGARIIENACGPCIGMGQSPKSGAVSLRTFNRNFKGRSGTLDADVYLVSPETAAISAITGVLTDGMECGKELPEIQSVDFSFNDNFIIYPEGTNKQNTEVEMGPNIKPFPRNTALNDVINATVVLHAGNNITTDDIMPSDSRLLPYRSNVPHLANYCFEKIDSNFSARCKEAGNCAIIGGENYGQGSSREHAALAPLYLGVKFVLAKSFARIHRSNLINSGIMPLVFENPADYDDFAIGQKLVIENAKQQVKENVIVIKNIDNGKEYRTLTNFSDLEINMIICGGKINSIKGE from the coding sequence ATGGGAAATACTTTAGCTTATAAAATTTTACAGAACCATCTGCTGGATGGTACACTTTCCCCCGGAAATGAAATAACAATAAAAATGGACCAGACTTTAACTCAGGATTCAACTGGAACTATGGTTTATCTTCAGCTTGAAGCTATGAATGTTGATAAAATCCAGACTGAACTTTCTGTTGCTTATATAGATCACAACACCCTTCAGACAGGTTTTGAAAATGCAGATGATCATGCTTTTATAAAAAGTGTTGCTCAAAGGCACGGGGTTTTGTTTTCAAAGCCTGGAAATGGCATATGCCACCAATTACACCTGGAGAATTACGGCAAACCAGGTAAAACGTTACTTGGTTCAGATAGCCACACCCCTACCGGTGGAGGCCTGGGTATGATTGCTATTGGAGCAGGCGGACTGGATGTGGCTATGGCCATGGCAAAAGGTACATACAGCCTTACCGTACCAAAAGTAATCAATGTTGAACTTACTGGCAAATTAAGGCCATGGGTATCTGCTAAAGATGTTATTTTATATGTACTGCAAAAGCTGACAGTAAAAGGCGGCGTAGGTAAAATCGTTGAATACACTGGTGATGGAGTAAAGTCCCTGTCTGTTACTGACAGAGCAACAATAACCAATATGGGTGCAGAACTTGGCGCAACCACCTCTATATTCCCTAGCGATGAAAATACACAAAATTATCTTAAAGACCAGGGACGTCCGGATGACTTTATACCACTGGCTGCTGATCCAGATGCAGTCTATGATGAGACCCTGAAAGTAAATTTATCAGAGCTCACCCCTCTGGCTGCTATGCCTCACAGTCCAGACAATGTAGATACCATTAAAAACATAGGAAAGATAAAAGTTGACCAGGTAGCTATTGGCAGCTGCACAAACGCTTCATACACAGATTTAATGAAAGTAGCGGCTATTTTAAAAGGAAATAAAATCCATCAAGACGTAAGCCTGGTTATCTCACCGGGATCAAGTAAGATATTATCCAAACTTGCTCAAAATGGTGCTTTAGCTGACATGATTAATGCAGGTGCCAGAATTATTGAAAATGCATGTGGACCTTGTATTGGTATGGGACAATCCCCTAAATCAGGTGCTGTTTCTCTAAGAACATTTAACAGAAACTTTAAGGGAAGAAGCGGTACATTAGATGCAGATGTTTATCTGGTAAGCCCTGAAACAGCGGCCATTTCTGCTATTACTGGTGTTCTTACAGATGGAATGGAGTGTGGAAAAGAGCTTCCTGAAATTCAATCTGTTGATTTTTCCTTTAATGATAACTTCATTATTTATCCTGAAGGAACCAATAAACAAAATACTGAAGTGGAAATGGGTCCAAACATTAAGCCTTTCCCAAGGAATACTGCATTAAATGACGTTATCAATGCAACAGTGGTTCTCCATGCAGGAAATAACATTACAACAGACGATATCATGCCTTCTGATTCCAGACTGCTTCCATATCGCTCCAATGTGCCTCACCTGGCCAACTATTGTTTTGAAAAAATCGACAGCAACTTCTCTGCACGCTGCAAAGAAGCCGGAAATTGTGCCATTATTGGTGGAGAAAACTACGGACAGGGCAGCAGCCGTGAACATGCAGCACTTGCCCCTCTTTATCTTGGTGTAAAATTTGTTTTAGCAAAATCATTTGCAAGAATTCATCGTTCAAATCTGATAAACAGCGGTATCATGCCTCTTGTTTTTGAAAATCCTGCTGATTATGATGACTTTGCTATTGGTCAGAAACTTGTCATAGAAAACGCAAAACAACAGGTTAAAGAAAATGTCATCGTTATTAAAAATATAGATAATGGTAAAGAATACAGAACTCTTACCAACTTCTCCGATTTAGAAATCAACATGATTATATGCGGCGGTAAGATTAATTCAATTAAAGGAGAGTAA
- the nth gene encoding endonuclease III, with translation MRLTKQKINELLDKLEEMYPDADCALNHHSVFQLLVAVVLSAQTTDKSVNLVTEELFSKYPDSFSLAQASPEDVQNIIKRIGMYKTKTKNVLALCTTLNEQYDGQVPNDYDKLIQLPGVGRKTANVVLSVGFGHQRIAVDTHVFRVSNRIGLVDEKDVLKTELALMKIIPENRWSRSHHSLIFHGRYCCDAKKPKCENCAISQYCKTFNS, from the coding sequence ATGAGATTAACGAAACAGAAAATAAATGAACTATTAGATAAACTGGAGGAAATGTATCCAGATGCCGATTGTGCGTTAAACCATCATTCCGTGTTTCAGCTTTTGGTGGCAGTGGTTCTTTCTGCACAGACAACTGATAAAAGTGTCAATTTAGTCACCGAAGAATTGTTCAGCAAATATCCTGATTCTTTCTCATTAGCTCAGGCAAGCCCTGAAGATGTCCAGAACATCATAAAAAGAATAGGGATGTATAAAACCAAAACTAAAAATGTTCTGGCTTTGTGTACAACCTTAAATGAACAGTATGACGGACAAGTTCCGAATGATTATGATAAACTGATTCAATTGCCAGGAGTAGGCCGTAAAACTGCTAATGTAGTCCTTTCTGTAGGTTTTGGCCACCAGAGAATTGCGGTAGACACACATGTTTTCAGAGTATCCAACCGTATTGGCCTGGTAGACGAAAAAGATGTATTAAAAACTGAACTTGCCCTTATGAAGATTATACCTGAAAACAGATGGTCCAGAAGCCATCATAGCCTTATCTTTCACGGAAGATATTGCTGCGATGCGAAAAAGCCAAAATGTGAGAACTGTGCAATATCCCAATACTGTAAGACTTTCAATTCCTAA
- a CDS encoding ATP phosphoribosyltransferase regulatory subunit, with the protein MDTTESILRNEERAVLRLRKLYESYGYSQFKMSKFEEYDLYVRNKDFLISDNIITFTDTNGKLMALKPDVTLSIIKNIKEDTDCIQKVYYSENVYRVSKDTHTYKELMQTGLECIGNIDLYHICEVILLAAKSLEALSNHYIFALSHIGVVSSILEALNLDEEQKKQIFQFIGEKNTHGIERICKQTGKDNKLSEILITLISTYGPAETVLDKLKVISINEKMNEYISEMESIFQILKLNNYENIQIDFSVVNGMNYYNGIVFQGFINGIPSAVLSGGRYDILMKKMGKQSGAIGFAVYLNLLQYLSYSREPYDIDVLLLYSTLTDVKVLTEAVKELHRGGQSVQVQKTIPQNLKYKKLVQIKDGRLEILESND; encoded by the coding sequence ATGGATACAACAGAAAGTATTTTAAGAAATGAGGAAAGAGCAGTTTTACGCCTGAGAAAACTATATGAAAGTTATGGCTATTCCCAGTTTAAGATGAGTAAATTTGAAGAATATGACTTATATGTACGCAACAAGGATTTTTTAATCAGTGATAATATCATAACTTTTACAGACACCAATGGTAAACTTATGGCTCTTAAGCCCGATGTAACACTTTCCATAATAAAGAACATAAAAGAAGATACAGACTGCATACAAAAAGTTTATTACAGCGAAAATGTTTACCGGGTTTCAAAAGATACCCACACCTATAAGGAATTGATGCAGACTGGCCTTGAATGTATTGGAAATATTGACCTTTATCATATATGCGAAGTTATTTTACTGGCTGCTAAAAGTCTTGAAGCCCTTAGTAACCATTATATTTTTGCTCTCTCCCATATTGGAGTAGTCTCCTCTATTCTTGAAGCGTTGAACCTGGATGAAGAGCAGAAAAAACAAATTTTTCAATTTATTGGCGAAAAAAATACACACGGCATAGAAAGAATTTGTAAACAAACCGGCAAAGACAATAAATTATCTGAAATTCTGATTACGCTCATTTCCACTTATGGGCCGGCAGAAACTGTACTAGACAAACTAAAAGTCATTAGTATCAATGAAAAAATGAATGAATATATTTCTGAAATGGAAAGCATATTCCAGATCCTCAAACTAAATAATTATGAAAATATACAGATTGATTTCTCTGTAGTTAATGGTATGAATTACTACAATGGAATCGTTTTTCAGGGATTTATTAACGGGATCCCCTCTGCAGTACTTTCCGGCGGAAGATACGACATACTTATGAAGAAGATGGGAAAACAATCTGGGGCAATTGGGTTTGCTGTTTACTTAAACCTTCTTCAATATCTGAGCTATTCCAGGGAACCTTATGATATAGATGTTCTGCTACTATATAGCACCCTTACAGATGTAAAAGTTCTCACAGAAGCAGTAAAAGAACTTCACCGTGGCGGGCAGAGTGTACAGGTACAAAAAACAATTCCGCAAAATCTTAAATATAAAAAATTAGTTCAAATAAAAGACGGGAGGCTTGAGATTCTTGAATCAAATGATTAA
- the hisB gene encoding imidazoleglycerol-phosphate dehydratase HisB, whose amino-acid sequence MRKSEINRRTTETAIQLELNLDGTGESSISTGCGFLDHMLTLFARHGCFDLNVKCTGDTYVDDHHTVEDMGICLGTAFSQALGEMRGINRYGDIILPMDEALILCAADLSGRSFLSYEFQIPSEKVGTFDTELTEEFFLAFTRKANITLHVRQLSGNNSHHIIEAAFKAFARVLAQAVKINEDFKDTIPSTKGVLI is encoded by the coding sequence ATGAGAAAAAGTGAAATAAATCGAAGGACAACTGAAACCGCTATCCAGCTTGAACTCAATCTGGATGGAACGGGTGAGAGCAGTATTTCAACAGGATGTGGTTTTTTGGACCACATGCTTACACTGTTTGCCCGTCATGGCTGCTTTGACTTAAATGTTAAATGTACTGGCGACACCTATGTAGACGACCATCATACGGTGGAAGACATGGGAATATGTCTGGGAACTGCCTTTTCACAGGCACTTGGAGAAATGCGGGGAATAAACCGTTATGGGGATATTATCCTCCCAATGGATGAAGCTCTTATATTATGCGCTGCAGACCTGTCCGGAAGGAGTTTTCTTTCTTATGAATTTCAGATTCCATCAGAAAAGGTAGGCACATTTGATACGGAACTAACAGAAGAATTTTTTCTGGCATTTACAAGAAAGGCAAATATCACGTTGCATGTCAGACAACTTTCAGGAAACAACTCCCACCACATTATAGAAGCTGCCTTTAAAGCCTTTGCCAGAGTTCTTGCCCAGGCTGTTAAGATTAATGAAGATTTTAAGGATACCATTCCCTCTACCAAAGGAGTATTAATATGA
- the hisG gene encoding ATP phosphoribosyltransferase, whose product MINIALPKGRLGEKVYKMFEKAGYPCPSIDDNNRKLIFENKEAGIRYFWVKPSDVAIYVERGAADLGVAGKDILLEYTPDVYELLDLNIGKCHMAVAAKTGFRDNTNKTLRVATKFKNIAQDFYRRRSRDIDVIKLNGSIELAPILNLSDVIVDIVETGTTLKENNLEAVETIIPISARLIANKASFKFKCSQIENICRKIKPQCP is encoded by the coding sequence ATGATTAATATAGCCCTGCCAAAAGGCAGGCTTGGGGAAAAAGTATATAAAATGTTCGAGAAGGCTGGGTACCCCTGCCCTTCTATTGATGACAATAACAGAAAACTCATCTTCGAAAACAAAGAAGCTGGCATCCGGTATTTCTGGGTGAAACCTTCTGATGTAGCTATTTACGTAGAAAGAGGTGCTGCTGATCTGGGGGTTGCCGGAAAGGATATCCTGTTGGAATACACCCCTGATGTATATGAGCTTCTGGATCTGAATATTGGTAAATGCCATATGGCAGTAGCCGCTAAAACAGGGTTTCGGGATAATACCAATAAAACCCTCCGAGTTGCTACAAAATTTAAAAATATAGCTCAGGACTTTTATCGTAGACGCAGCCGTGATATTGACGTCATCAAACTAAATGGATCTATTGAACTGGCCCCTATTTTAAACCTTTCTGATGTTATTGTTGATATCGTTGAAACAGGAACTACTTTAAAAGAAAACAATCTGGAGGCTGTTGAAACAATCATTCCAATCAGCGCAAGGCTGATTGCCAACAAGGCCAGCTTTAAATTCAAATGCAGTCAGATTGAAAATATCTGCCGGAAAATAAAACCCCAATGCCCCTAA
- the hisD gene encoding histidinol dehydrogenase codes for MIKILNYSEINGANIFSRETSSSGVEDIVSEILRNVKEKKDAALLDYCAQFDGTAPEALEVSPEEIQEAFAAVDNKFVNILKKASENITTFHSCQVRNSFILNECKGVITGQKVVPLDKVGLYVPGGTATYPSSVLMNCLPAKIAGVKEIIMVTPAKYGKINPIILVAAKIAGVDRIFKAGGAQAIAALAYGTETIPKVDKIVGPGNAFVAEAKKQVFGVVDIDMIAGPSEILIVADQTCNAHYIAADMLSQAEHDKMASAVLITDSPELAQTVSLELENQLSLLPREEIARCSIENNGKIIITRDIETAIDMANEIAPEHLELCLDNPFDYLDRIRHAGSVFMGKNCPEALGDYFAGPNHTLPTNGTARFSSPLSVDDFVKKYQYTYYTKSALSKVADDIAYFAEQEGLLAHARSVTVRFDE; via the coding sequence ATGATTAAAATTTTGAATTATAGTGAAATCAACGGTGCAAACATTTTTTCCAGAGAAACCTCCTCTTCAGGTGTGGAAGACATTGTTTCTGAAATACTGAGAAATGTAAAAGAAAAAAAGGATGCTGCCTTGCTTGACTACTGTGCACAATTTGATGGCACAGCACCAGAAGCACTGGAAGTTTCCCCTGAAGAGATTCAAGAAGCCTTTGCAGCTGTTGATAATAAATTTGTTAATATCCTAAAAAAAGCTTCCGAAAACATCACGACTTTCCATAGTTGCCAGGTTCGTAACAGCTTTATCCTTAATGAATGTAAAGGAGTCATTACAGGTCAGAAAGTTGTTCCCCTGGATAAGGTAGGACTATATGTTCCAGGAGGTACCGCCACATACCCCTCCTCCGTACTCATGAACTGTCTCCCTGCAAAAATTGCAGGAGTAAAAGAAATCATCATGGTAACACCTGCAAAGTACGGAAAAATTAACCCTATTATACTGGTAGCTGCAAAAATTGCAGGGGTGGACAGGATATTTAAGGCAGGGGGAGCTCAGGCCATAGCAGCACTAGCCTACGGCACTGAAACCATACCAAAAGTAGACAAAATTGTAGGTCCTGGCAATGCCTTTGTAGCTGAAGCCAAAAAACAGGTGTTTGGTGTTGTAGATATTGACATGATTGCAGGTCCCAGTGAAATCCTCATTGTAGCTGATCAGACCTGTAATGCTCACTATATTGCCGCTGACATGCTGTCTCAGGCAGAGCATGATAAGATGGCCAGCGCTGTTTTAATAACGGATAGCCCAGAACTGGCCCAAACCGTCAGCCTGGAACTGGAAAATCAGCTTTCTCTCCTGCCCCGGGAAGAAATTGCCCGCTGTTCTATAGAGAACAACGGTAAAATCATTATCACCCGGGATATTGAAACCGCCATTGACATGGCCAATGAAATTGCTCCGGAACACCTGGAACTTTGTCTGGATAACCCATTTGATTACTTAGACCGCATACGTCACGCAGGTTCAGTATTCATGGGTAAAAACTGCCCTGAAGCTTTGGGAGATTATTTTGCTGGTCCCAATCACACTCTTCCTACAAATGGTACGGCCAGATTTTCAAGCCCCCTTTCTGTAGATGATTTTGTAAAGAAATACCAGTATACCTATTATACAAAATCTGCTCTTTCCAAAGTAGCTGATGATATAGCCTATTTTGCTGAACAGGAAGGTCTTTTGGCACATGCAAGAAGCGTTACGGTTCGATTTGATGAGTAA